From one Esox lucius isolate fEsoLuc1 chromosome 11, fEsoLuc1.pri, whole genome shotgun sequence genomic stretch:
- the LOC105013146 gene encoding uncharacterized protein LOC105013146 isoform X3, with product MMKQRKTEVLSGLVSVIWLSSVVISEGVQCDKTNNSLTVTLTQLRPHSPSKYICKLRSSLGIKATNITVTQPECLFDENKPQVQCHFFGVNQEGTIHWYLGTENITESAKTESQEVENGLFNLTSTLPIQAKSGPYNCCLWIPSSGNYQSYKLLPDNNSSWTVTGSRLLWVLIFVVLKIT from the exons ATG atgaaacagagaaaaacagaggttCTTTCTGGTTTGGTGTCAGTCATCTGGCTCTCTTCAGTTGTCATCAGTGAAG GGGTCCAGTGTGACAAGACGAACAACAGCCTCACAGTAACTCTGACTCAGTTGAGACCACACAGCCCAAGCAAATACATCTGCAAGCTACGCTCCAGCCTAGGGATCAAAGCCACCAACATCACTGTGACACAGCCCG AGTGCCTGTTTGATGAGAACAAGCCTCAGGTTCAGTGCCATTTCTTTGGAGTTAACCAAGAAGGTACAATCCACTGGTACCTGGGCACTGAGAATATAACAGAGTCTGCCAAAACAGAGAGCCAGGAGGTTGAAAATGGGCTGTTTAATTTAACAAGTACTCTGCCAATCCAGGCTAAGTCGGGGCCTTACAACTGTTGCCTGTGGATACCTAGTAGTGGAAACTACCAATCTTATAAACTGCTGCCGGACAACAACTCTTCATGGACAGTGACTGGGAGCAGACTGCTGTGGGTCCTCATTTTCGTTGTACTCAAAATAACATAG
- the LOC105013146 gene encoding uncharacterized protein LOC105013146 isoform X1, with protein MMKQRKTEVLSGLVSVIWLSSVVISEGTLELKTSAETKGQCCQNVTLQCDIISLRPLNIHYFSWIDKIERRELCVINATDVVISPGVQCDKTNNSLTVTLTQLRPHSPSKYICKLRSSLGIKATNITVTQPECLFDENKPQVQCHFFGVNQEGTIHWYLGTENITESAKTESQEVENGLFNLTSTLPIQAKSGPYNCCLWIPSSGNYQSYKLLPDNNSSWTVTGSRLLWVLIFVVLKIT; from the exons ATG atgaaacagagaaaaacagaggttCTTTCTGGTTTGGTGTCAGTCATCTGGCTCTCTTCAGTTGTCATCAGTGAAG GTACATTGGAACTTAAAACCAGTGCTGAGACAAAGGGTCAGTGCTGTCAGAATGTGACCCTGCAGTGTGACATCATCTCCCTGAGACCACTCAACATCCATTACTTTTCCTGGATAGATAAAATTGAAAGGAGGGAGCTGTGTGTGATCAATGCTACAGATGTCGTGATCTCTCCAGGGGTCCAGTGTGACAAGACGAACAACAGCCTCACAGTAACTCTGACTCAGTTGAGACCACACAGCCCAAGCAAATACATCTGCAAGCTACGCTCCAGCCTAGGGATCAAAGCCACCAACATCACTGTGACACAGCCCG AGTGCCTGTTTGATGAGAACAAGCCTCAGGTTCAGTGCCATTTCTTTGGAGTTAACCAAGAAGGTACAATCCACTGGTACCTGGGCACTGAGAATATAACAGAGTCTGCCAAAACAGAGAGCCAGGAGGTTGAAAATGGGCTGTTTAATTTAACAAGTACTCTGCCAATCCAGGCTAAGTCGGGGCCTTACAACTGTTGCCTGTGGATACCTAGTAGTGGAAACTACCAATCTTATAAACTGCTGCCGGACAACAACTCTTCATGGACAGTGACTGGGAGCAGACTGCTGTGGGTCCTCATTTTCGTTGTACTCAAAATAACATAG
- the LOC105013146 gene encoding uncharacterized protein LOC105013146 isoform X2, whose translation MMKQRKTEVLSGLVSVIWLSSVVISEDKIERRELCVINATDVVISPGVQCDKTNNSLTVTLTQLRPHSPSKYICKLRSSLGIKATNITVTQPECLFDENKPQVQCHFFGVNQEGTIHWYLGTENITESAKTESQEVENGLFNLTSTLPIQAKSGPYNCCLWIPSSGNYQSYKLLPDNNSSWTVTGSRLLWVLIFVVLKIT comes from the exons ATG atgaaacagagaaaaacagaggttCTTTCTGGTTTGGTGTCAGTCATCTGGCTCTCTTCAGTTGTCATCAGTGAAG ATAAAATTGAAAGGAGGGAGCTGTGTGTGATCAATGCTACAGATGTCGTGATCTCTCCAGGGGTCCAGTGTGACAAGACGAACAACAGCCTCACAGTAACTCTGACTCAGTTGAGACCACACAGCCCAAGCAAATACATCTGCAAGCTACGCTCCAGCCTAGGGATCAAAGCCACCAACATCACTGTGACACAGCCCG AGTGCCTGTTTGATGAGAACAAGCCTCAGGTTCAGTGCCATTTCTTTGGAGTTAACCAAGAAGGTACAATCCACTGGTACCTGGGCACTGAGAATATAACAGAGTCTGCCAAAACAGAGAGCCAGGAGGTTGAAAATGGGCTGTTTAATTTAACAAGTACTCTGCCAATCCAGGCTAAGTCGGGGCCTTACAACTGTTGCCTGTGGATACCTAGTAGTGGAAACTACCAATCTTATAAACTGCTGCCGGACAACAACTCTTCATGGACAGTGACTGGGAGCAGACTGCTGTGGGTCCTCATTTTCGTTGTACTCAAAATAACATAG
- the LOC105013148 gene encoding GTP-binding protein Rhes-like, giving the protein MSLEVKEKTEVRLVFLGAAGVGKTALIRRFLQDKFEPKHQYTVEELHSKEYDIGGAKVTIHIMDTSGSYSFPAMRKLCIQNGNAFALVYAIDDSDSLKAVKSLRDEILEVKEDKFTPIVVVGNKTDKHGERTVSRQDVFSTVKLDWNNSFLETSAKENNNVLEVFKLLLQQANLPSRLSPALRRHRETFPKDCNNPPPMNKTNSCLIT; this is encoded by the coding sequence ATGTCTCTAGAGGTAAAGGAGAAGACAGAGGTGCGTCTGGTGTTTCTTGGGGCAGCCGGTGTGggaaaaacagccctgatccgCCGCTTCCTACAGGACAAGTTTGAGCCCAAGCACCAGTACACAGTGGAGGAGCTGCACAGCAAGGAGTATGACATTGGAGGGGCCAAGGTTACCATCCACATCATGGACACCAGCGGCAGCTATTCCTTTCCCGCTATGAGGAAGCTCTGCATCCAGAATGGCAACGCTTTTGCCTTGGTCTACGCAATTGATGATTCTGACTCGTTGAAGGCTGTCAAGAGCCTGCGAGATGAGATCCTAGAGGTCAAGGAAGACAAGTTCACTCCCATCGTGGTGGTTGGGAACAAGACAGACAAGCATGGTGAGCGAACAGTGTCCCGCCAGGATGTGTTCTCCACAGTGAAACTGGACTGGAACAACAGCTTTCTGGAGACGTCAGCCAAGGAGAACAACAATGTGCTAGAGGTTTTCAAGTTGCTGCTGCAGCAGGCTAACCTGCCCAGCAGGCTCAGCCCAGCACTGAGACGACACAGGGAGACCTTCCCTAAAGACTGCAACAACCCCCCGCCCATGAACAAGACCAACAGCTGTCTCATCACTTGA